One Streptomyces fagopyri DNA window includes the following coding sequences:
- a CDS encoding ABC transporter ATP-binding protein, whose protein sequence is MTIPAQAQDEGGATLTKDAAPGEVLLKVTGLQKHFPIRKGLLQRQVGAVRAVDGIDFEVRSGETLGVVGESGCGKSTMGRLITRLLEPTAGKVEFEGKDITHLGVSGMRPMRRDVQMIFQDPYSSLNPRHTVGTIISAPFKLQGVTPEGGVKKEVQRLLSVVGLNPEHYNRYPHEFSGGQRQRIGIARALALNPKLVVADEPVSALDVSIQAQVVNLLDDLQQELGLTYVIIAHDLSVVRHVSDRIAVMYLGKIVELADRDSLYSAPMHPYTKALMSAVPIPDPKRRNAKSERILLTGDVPSPIAPPSGCRFHTRCWKATEICKTVEPPLLELKPGQRVACHHPENFEDQAPQDTVLLSVAKQAAEFVADEVLAESAETSAAVAAELRTEETPAEETTVAAAGESTAVESEDASETVAADEPDASRESGTDTQK, encoded by the coding sequence GTGACCATTCCCGCACAGGCGCAGGACGAAGGCGGCGCCACCCTCACCAAGGACGCCGCTCCCGGTGAGGTCCTGCTGAAGGTGACCGGGCTGCAGAAGCACTTCCCCATCCGGAAGGGCCTGTTGCAGCGTCAGGTCGGTGCCGTGCGCGCCGTCGACGGCATCGACTTCGAGGTGCGTTCCGGGGAGACCCTGGGCGTCGTGGGCGAGTCCGGCTGCGGCAAGTCCACGATGGGCCGGCTCATCACGCGGCTGCTCGAACCGACCGCGGGCAAGGTCGAGTTCGAGGGCAAGGACATCACGCACCTCGGTGTGAGCGGCATGCGCCCGATGCGCCGTGACGTCCAGATGATCTTCCAGGACCCGTACTCGTCGCTCAACCCCCGCCACACGGTCGGCACGATCATCAGTGCCCCGTTCAAGCTGCAGGGCGTGACCCCCGAGGGCGGTGTGAAGAAGGAGGTCCAGCGGCTGCTGTCGGTCGTCGGCCTCAACCCCGAGCACTACAACCGCTACCCGCACGAGTTCTCCGGCGGCCAGCGCCAGCGCATCGGCATCGCCCGCGCGCTCGCGCTGAACCCGAAGCTGGTCGTCGCGGACGAGCCGGTGTCGGCGCTGGACGTGTCCATCCAGGCGCAGGTCGTCAACCTTCTCGACGACCTGCAGCAGGAGCTCGGCCTCACGTACGTGATCATCGCGCACGACCTGTCGGTCGTCCGGCACGTCTCGGACCGGATCGCGGTGATGTACCTCGGCAAGATCGTGGAGCTCGCCGACCGCGACTCGCTGTACTCGGCGCCGATGCACCCGTACACCAAGGCCCTGATGTCCGCGGTGCCCATCCCGGACCCGAAGCGCCGGAACGCGAAGAGCGAGCGGATCCTGCTCACGGGCGACGTGCCCTCGCCGATCGCGCCGCCCAGCGGCTGCCGCTTCCACACGCGGTGCTGGAAGGCGACGGAGATCTGCAAGACGGTCGAGCCGCCGCTCCTGGAGCTGAAGCCCGGCCAGCGGGTCGCCTGTCACCACCCGGAGAACTTCGAGGACCAGGCGCCGCAGGACACGGTGCTGCTCTCCGTCGCGAAGCAGGCGGCCGAGTTCGTGGCCGACGAGGTGCTGGCGGAGTCGGCGGAGACGTCGGCGGCGGTCGCCGCTGAACTGCGGACCGAGGAGACCCCGGCGGAGGAGACCACGGTCGCCGCTGCCGGGGAGTCCACCGCGGTGGAGTCCGAGGATGCCTCCGAAACGGTCGCGGCCGATGAGCCGGACGCGTCGAGGGAATCGGGAACCGACACCCAGAAGTAG
- a CDS encoding ABC transporter ATP-binding protein: MTELSKSGAVAEPVMDSPAPSAFLEVRDLKVHFPTDDGLVKSVDGLSFQLEKGKTLGIVGESGSGKSVTSLGIMGLHTAGQYGKRKAQISGEIWLNGTELLSADPDYVRKLRGREMAMIFQDPLSALHPYYTIGQQIVEAYRIHHKVDKKTAKRRAVEMLDRVGIPQPDKRVDSYPHEFSGGMRQRAMIAMSLVNNPELLIADEPTTALDVTVQAQILDLIRDLQKEFGSAVIVITHDLGVVAELSDDILVMYGGRCIERGPAEKVFYEPRHPYTWGLLGSMPRLDREQTERLIPVKGSPPSLINIPSGCAFNPRCPYADVPKDNVTRTVRPELTEVGGRHWAACHMPQEQRERIWIEEIAPKL; encoded by the coding sequence ATGACCGAACTCAGCAAGAGCGGAGCGGTCGCCGAGCCCGTCATGGACTCGCCCGCACCCTCCGCCTTCCTCGAAGTACGCGACCTGAAGGTGCACTTCCCGACCGACGACGGTCTGGTCAAGTCCGTCGACGGGCTCAGCTTCCAGCTGGAGAAGGGCAAGACCCTCGGCATCGTGGGCGAGTCCGGCTCCGGCAAGTCGGTGACCTCGCTCGGCATCATGGGCCTGCACACGGCCGGCCAGTACGGCAAGCGCAAGGCGCAGATCTCCGGTGAGATCTGGCTGAACGGCACCGAACTGCTGTCCGCCGACCCGGACTACGTACGCAAGCTGCGCGGCCGCGAGATGGCGATGATCTTCCAGGATCCGCTGTCCGCGCTGCACCCGTACTACACGATCGGTCAGCAGATCGTGGAGGCGTACCGCATCCACCACAAGGTGGACAAGAAGACGGCGAAGCGCCGCGCGGTCGAGATGCTCGACCGGGTGGGCATCCCGCAGCCGGACAAGCGCGTGGACAGCTACCCGCACGAGTTCTCCGGCGGTATGCGTCAGCGCGCGATGATCGCGATGTCGCTGGTCAACAACCCCGAGCTGCTGATCGCGGACGAGCCGACGACCGCCCTGGACGTGACCGTCCAGGCGCAGATCCTCGACCTGATCCGGGACCTGCAGAAGGAGTTCGGCTCCGCGGTCATCGTCATCACCCACGACCTGGGCGTCGTCGCCGAACTCTCCGACGACATCCTGGTGATGTACGGCGGCCGTTGCATCGAGCGCGGTCCCGCCGAGAAGGTGTTCTACGAGCCCCGCCACCCCTACACCTGGGGACTGCTCGGCTCGATGCCGCGCCTGGACCGTGAGCAGACCGAACGCCTCATCCCCGTCAAGGGCTCCCCGCCCTCGCTGATCAACATCCCGTCCGGCTGCGCCTTCAACCCGCGCTGCCCGTACGCGGACGTTCCCAAGGACAACGTGACCCGCACGGTCCGTCCCGAGCTGACCGAGGTCGGCGGACGGCACTGGGCCGCCTGCCACATGCCCCAGGAGCAGCGGGAACGCATCTGGATCGAAGAGATTGCGCCGAAGCTGTGA
- a CDS encoding ABC transporter permease gives MLAYLIRRLFAAAVMLVVIILVVFGIFFLVPKWAGVDPATMFVGKQADPAAIEAVRQKLQLGDPIFVQVWEFFKGIFVGRTYSGGGDVTHCAAPCFGYSFRNEQAIWPVITDRFPVTLGLALGAAVLWLIFGVSAGVLSALKRGSLWDRGAMVVALGGVSLPIYFTGLLSLAIFSYGLNWIDAQYVPLSDSVGGYLGGMILPWITLAFLYAAMYARITRATMLEVMGEDYIRTARAKGLREPVVIGKHAMRSTMTPILTMLGMDLGALIGGAILTETTFSLPGLGQAVLKAISDKDLPVILGVTLITSLAVIVANLVVDVLYAVIDPRVRLS, from the coding sequence GTGCTCGCTTACCTCATCAGGCGGCTCTTCGCCGCCGCAGTGATGCTGGTGGTCATCATTCTGGTGGTCTTCGGCATCTTCTTCCTCGTCCCGAAGTGGGCGGGGGTCGACCCGGCCACGATGTTCGTGGGCAAGCAGGCAGACCCCGCGGCCATCGAGGCGGTCCGGCAGAAGCTCCAGCTGGGCGACCCGATCTTCGTCCAGGTCTGGGAGTTCTTCAAGGGCATCTTCGTCGGACGCACCTACTCGGGCGGCGGAGACGTCACGCACTGCGCGGCGCCTTGCTTCGGCTACTCCTTCCGCAATGAGCAGGCCATCTGGCCGGTCATCACCGACCGCTTCCCGGTGACCCTGGGACTCGCTCTCGGTGCCGCCGTCCTGTGGCTGATCTTCGGTGTCTCGGCGGGTGTGCTCTCCGCGCTCAAGCGCGGCTCCCTCTGGGACCGCGGCGCGATGGTCGTCGCCCTCGGCGGCGTCTCGCTCCCCATCTACTTCACCGGTCTGCTGTCGCTGGCGATCTTCAGTTACGGGCTGAACTGGATCGACGCCCAGTACGTGCCCCTGTCGGACAGCGTCGGCGGCTACCTCGGCGGCATGATCCTGCCCTGGATCACCCTCGCCTTCCTGTACGCCGCGATGTACGCCCGGATCACCCGCGCCACCATGCTGGAAGTCATGGGCGAGGACTACATCCGGACCGCACGTGCCAAGGGCCTGCGCGAGCCGGTCGTCATCGGCAAGCACGCCATGCGCTCCACGATGACGCCGATCCTCACCATGCTCGGCATGGACCTCGGCGCCCTCATCGGCGGCGCGATCCTCACCGAGACCACGTTCAGCCTTCCCGGCCTCGGCCAGGCCGTCCTCAAGGCGATCAGCGACAAGGACCTGCCCGTCATCCTGGGCGTCACCCTGATCACCTCGCTCGCGGTGATCGTCGCCAACCTCGTAGTGGACGTCCTGTACGCCGTGATCGACCCCCGAGTGAGGCTCTCATGA
- a CDS encoding ABC transporter substrate-binding protein, with amino-acid sequence MTTQRTTGRRKQAAAAVAVVAALLTTAACGGSGDDKSGDKQGAAGFNAGNNKVANASAKKGGTLKFAGAQDADSWDTTRGYYGFAWNFMRYYSRQLVTNQTQPGAEGAKVTPDLATSTAKVTDDGKTYTYTLRDGVSWEDGKPITSKDVKYGIERVWAQDVLSGGPVYLKDVLDPKGAYAGPYKDKSADHLGLKAISTPDDKTIVFHLPAANSDFEEMLALTSASPIRADMDTKSKYGLHPFSSGPYKFKSYTPNKAIVLERNTNWKQSSDPIRKALPDQITVNFFTNANDMDQRLINGDYDLDIGQTGMSPQGRTIALKQHKGNLDNPVSGYVRYAVMPKTVAPFDNEHCRKAVIYGADHKSLQTARGGPIAGGDIGTNMLPPSVPGAEGQKYDPYGTAANDGAANIAKAKEELKACGKPTGFKTTIAVRNNKPVEVATAESLQASLKKVGITVDIEQYDGAQTAGIIGSPSNVKKKGFGIIIMGWGPDFPTVQGFGLPLWDGKYILDSGNNNFGMIDDKTINGLFDSYVKELDAAKKVSISTEINHKVMEGGYYLPFVFEKFINWRSTRLTNVYTTDGYSGQYDFVNLGVK; translated from the coding sequence GTGACTACCCAACGCACCACAGGGCGGCGCAAGCAGGCTGCTGCCGCTGTCGCGGTGGTTGCCGCGCTGCTGACCACGGCTGCGTGCGGCGGCAGCGGCGATGACAAGAGCGGCGACAAGCAGGGCGCTGCCGGCTTCAACGCCGGCAACAACAAGGTCGCCAACGCCTCGGCCAAGAAGGGCGGCACGCTGAAGTTCGCCGGTGCCCAGGACGCCGACTCGTGGGACACCACGCGTGGCTACTACGGCTTCGCCTGGAACTTCATGCGGTACTACAGCCGTCAGCTCGTCACCAACCAGACCCAGCCGGGCGCCGAGGGCGCCAAGGTCACGCCGGACCTCGCGACGAGCACCGCGAAGGTCACCGACGACGGCAAGACCTACACGTACACGCTGCGTGACGGCGTCAGCTGGGAGGACGGCAAGCCGATCACCTCCAAGGACGTCAAGTACGGCATCGAGCGCGTCTGGGCGCAGGACGTGCTGTCCGGCGGTCCGGTGTACCTGAAGGACGTCCTGGACCCGAAGGGCGCCTACGCGGGTCCGTACAAGGACAAGTCCGCCGACCACCTGGGTCTGAAGGCGATCTCGACGCCCGACGACAAGACGATCGTCTTCCACCTGCCCGCGGCGAACTCGGACTTCGAGGAGATGCTCGCGCTGACCTCGGCCTCCCCGATCCGCGCGGACATGGACACCAAGTCCAAGTACGGTCTGCACCCCTTCTCGTCCGGCCCGTACAAGTTCAAGTCGTACACGCCGAACAAGGCGATCGTGCTGGAGCGCAACACCAACTGGAAGCAGTCCTCGGACCCGATCCGCAAGGCGCTCCCGGACCAGATCACGGTCAACTTCTTCACCAACGCCAATGACATGGACCAGCGCCTGATCAACGGCGACTACGACCTGGACATCGGCCAGACCGGTATGTCCCCGCAGGGCCGCACCATCGCCCTGAAGCAGCACAAGGGCAACCTGGACAACCCGGTCTCCGGCTACGTCCGCTACGCGGTCATGCCGAAGACGGTGGCGCCGTTCGACAACGAGCACTGCCGCAAGGCCGTGATCTACGGTGCCGACCACAAGTCGCTGCAGACCGCGCGTGGTGGCCCGATCGCCGGTGGCGACATCGGCACCAACATGCTCCCGCCGTCCGTCCCGGGCGCCGAGGGCCAGAAGTACGACCCGTACGGCACCGCCGCGAACGACGGCGCCGCCAACATCGCCAAGGCCAAGGAAGAGCTCAAGGCCTGCGGCAAGCCGACCGGCTTCAAGACCACCATCGCGGTCCGCAACAACAAGCCGGTCGAGGTGGCCACCGCCGAGTCGCTCCAGGCGTCGCTGAAGAAGGTCGGCATCACCGTCGACATCGAGCAGTACGACGGTGCGCAGACCGCCGGCATCATCGGCAGCCCTTCGAACGTGAAGAAGAAGGGCTTCGGCATCATCATCATGGGCTGGGGTCCGGACTTCCCGACCGTCCAGGGCTTCGGTCTCCCGCTGTGGGACGGCAAGTACATCCTCGACAGCGGTAACAACAACTTCGGCATGATCGACGACAAGACGATCAACGGTCTCTTCGACAGCTACGTCAAGGAACTGGACGCCGCCAAGAAGGTGTCGATCTCGACCGAGATCAACCACAAGGTCATGGAGGGCGGCTACTACCTGCCCTTCGTCTTCGAGAAGTTCATCAACTGGCGCTCGACGCGGCTGACCAACGTCTACACGACCGACGGCTACAGCGGTCAGTACGACTTCGTCAACCTCGGCGTGAAGTAA
- a CDS encoding ABC transporter permease — translation MTAPLHEPTAEAAPSATEEAAAASAAEAKAAVQGRSLGRIAWERLKRDKLALTGGIVVLVLIAIALLAPVITNLVGQDPETHHENLIDPLFSTPTGSWGGISGGHLLGVEPVSGRDIFARIIYGARISLLVGFLSALVAVVLGTVLGVLAGYFGGWADALISRVMDGLLAFPQLLFIIALVSVMPNEMLGLSGTGVRLLVMILVIGFFGWPYVGRVVRGQTLSLREREYVEAARSLGAGRFYILFKELLPNLVAPIIVYTTMMIPTNILTEAALSFLGVGVKPPTASWGQMLSSAIDYYDSDPMYMVIPGVAIFITVLSFNLFGDGVRDALDPKGSR, via the coding sequence ATGACGGCACCATTGCACGAGCCGACCGCGGAAGCGGCTCCGAGCGCGACCGAGGAAGCGGCGGCTGCCAGCGCTGCCGAGGCCAAGGCGGCGGTACAGGGGCGGTCCCTCGGGCGGATCGCCTGGGAGCGCCTCAAGCGGGACAAACTCGCCCTCACGGGTGGCATCGTCGTGCTCGTACTCATCGCGATCGCGCTGCTGGCACCCGTGATTACCAACCTGGTCGGCCAGGATCCCGAGACGCACCACGAGAACCTCATCGACCCGCTCTTCTCGACCCCCACGGGGTCCTGGGGCGGTATCAGCGGGGGCCACCTGCTCGGTGTCGAGCCGGTCAGCGGCCGCGACATCTTCGCCCGGATCATCTACGGCGCGCGGATCTCGCTCCTGGTCGGCTTCCTGTCGGCTCTCGTAGCCGTCGTGCTGGGCACCGTTCTGGGTGTGCTCGCCGGCTACTTCGGAGGCTGGGCCGACGCCCTCATCAGCCGGGTCATGGACGGCCTGCTGGCCTTCCCGCAGCTGCTGTTCATCATCGCCCTGGTCTCGGTCATGCCCAACGAGATGCTGGGTCTGTCGGGCACGGGCGTGCGCCTGCTCGTCATGATCCTGGTGATCGGCTTCTTCGGCTGGCCCTATGTCGGACGTGTGGTGCGCGGCCAGACGCTCTCGCTGCGCGAGCGCGAGTACGTGGAGGCCGCCCGCAGTCTGGGGGCGGGCCGGTTCTACATCCTGTTCAAGGAACTGCTGCCGAACCTCGTCGCGCCCATCATCGTGTACACGACGATGATGATCCCGACCAACATCCTCACGGAAGCAGCGCTGAGCTTCCTGGGTGTGGGCGTCAAGCCGCCCACCGCGTCCTGGGGACAGATGCTCTCCTCCGCGATCGATTACTACGACTCGGACCCCATGTACATGGTGATTCCCGGTGTAGCGATCTTCATCACCGTGCTTTCCTTCAACCTCTTCGGCGACGGCGTACGCGATGCGCTCGACCCGAAGGGTTCTCGCTGA
- a CDS encoding enhanced serine sensitivity protein SseB C-terminal domain-containing protein, with translation MSASGTAAAGQVEHMLRQVTPGRYDAYEALLRALATPSSGQVWMLLWHGQGGSPDAQYGNMEVGGFGYAPCVTSAQELSASGWNRSYEVVDGLDVARTLYPDHFGLWLNPHAPGGGLGIPWLDLRRIAAGLERQPAGPLRLSEPGIEIPQFYALLTQNAHRTPAVRSLRRTWVQPTLGAPYLAIGLDVYDTSPPAVDSVRAMMQQSIGAVPDGLPVSTVAMSDEYDPVAMWLRANARPFYDREAHAAPAQAPVAGGYGYPPARGVY, from the coding sequence GTGAGTGCGTCGGGCACGGCCGCGGCCGGACAGGTCGAGCACATGCTGCGCCAGGTGACGCCCGGGCGTTACGACGCCTACGAGGCGCTCCTTCGCGCGCTCGCGACCCCGTCGTCCGGCCAGGTGTGGATGCTGCTCTGGCACGGCCAGGGCGGCTCCCCGGACGCCCAGTACGGAAACATGGAGGTGGGCGGTTTCGGCTACGCGCCGTGCGTCACCTCCGCCCAGGAGCTCTCGGCCAGTGGCTGGAACAGGTCGTACGAGGTCGTCGACGGCCTCGACGTGGCCCGCACCCTCTACCCCGACCACTTCGGACTCTGGCTCAACCCGCACGCCCCGGGCGGCGGGCTCGGCATCCCCTGGCTGGACCTGCGCCGGATCGCCGCCGGCCTGGAGCGTCAGCCCGCCGGCCCGCTCAGGCTGTCCGAACCCGGCATCGAGATCCCGCAGTTCTACGCCCTGCTCACGCAGAACGCGCACCGCACCCCCGCCGTCCGTTCGCTGCGGCGCACCTGGGTGCAGCCCACGCTCGGGGCGCCTTATCTGGCCATCGGGCTCGACGTGTACGACACCTCGCCGCCCGCCGTCGACTCGGTGCGGGCGATGATGCAGCAGTCGATCGGCGCGGTCCCGGACGGCCTGCCCGTGTCCACCGTCGCGATGTCCGACGAGTACGACCCGGTGGCGATGTGGCTGCGCGCCAACGCGCGCCCGTTCTACGACCGCGAGGCCCACGCGGCCCCGGCGCAGGCGCCGGTGGCGGGCGGGTACGGGTACCCGCCGGCGCGCGGTGTCTACTGA
- a CDS encoding enhanced serine sensitivity protein SseB has product MDFPDFPAPAHPHPHPHGGWPGNELEEVLSASLGVPSAGGRIVEVLGRSFVWVPLPNGGGPHAGPLDLPTLEIDGQAYVPVFSSEEQFRQVVGSHLSFTIAPAVEFARGLPPQVGVAINPGGVVGVPLPPLAVAELCRAGRTPLDGPASGGRVKLFEPDWQDEPVDFLAAASGEFAATGVVLTARRCLASIEGDDPVMFIGVELAGWEGDATAPPLDALGRALGRVPVDRPVNMVFLDVAQDPVGEWMRVNVRPFYRQGY; this is encoded by the coding sequence ATGGACTTCCCCGACTTCCCGGCACCAGCGCACCCGCACCCCCACCCGCACGGCGGCTGGCCGGGCAACGAACTGGAGGAGGTGCTCTCCGCGTCGCTCGGAGTGCCCTCGGCGGGCGGCCGCATCGTCGAGGTCCTCGGCCGCAGCTTCGTCTGGGTGCCGCTGCCCAACGGCGGCGGACCGCACGCGGGCCCCCTCGACCTGCCCACCCTGGAGATCGACGGCCAGGCGTACGTACCGGTCTTCAGCTCCGAGGAGCAGTTCCGCCAGGTCGTCGGGAGCCATCTGTCGTTCACCATCGCGCCCGCCGTCGAGTTCGCGCGCGGGCTGCCCCCGCAGGTCGGCGTCGCGATCAACCCGGGCGGTGTGGTGGGCGTACCGCTGCCGCCCCTCGCGGTCGCCGAGCTGTGCCGTGCCGGACGCACCCCGCTGGACGGTCCCGCGAGCGGCGGCCGGGTGAAACTCTTCGAACCCGACTGGCAGGACGAGCCGGTGGACTTCCTGGCCGCGGCCTCGGGCGAGTTCGCGGCGACCGGTGTGGTGCTGACCGCGCGCCGCTGCCTGGCCAGCATCGAGGGCGACGACCCCGTGATGTTCATCGGGGTCGAACTGGCGGGCTGGGAGGGCGACGCCACGGCGCCTCCGCTGGACGCGCTGGGCCGGGCCCTCGGCCGGGTGCCGGTGGACCGGCCGGTGAACATGGTGTTCCTGGACGTCGCGCAGGACCCGGTGGGGGAGTGGATGCGCGTGAACGTGCGCCCGTTCTACCGGCAGGGCTACTGA
- a CDS encoding AAA family ATPase, with amino-acid sequence MTVNRTRAYATTSALALPQQPSTPVREGCGTLPAAVVRDLRERAGHSPHGLYFGTADLVVVTGLPGSGKSTLMRRAVAGRRVDSQDTRDRWDGRLARRLPYAVYRPLVRLAHYAGLRRTLRSGAGVVVHDCGTQAWVRRWLAREARRRGGTLHLLLLDVTAGTALEGQRERGRGVSRYAFARHRGALSRLLRSVERGELPEGCGSAVLLDRTAADVLRRIDFDG; translated from the coding sequence ATCACGGTGAACAGGACCAGGGCGTACGCGACGACCTCGGCCCTCGCGCTGCCGCAGCAGCCGAGTACCCCGGTCCGGGAGGGGTGCGGCACGCTTCCGGCGGCCGTCGTGCGCGACCTCAGGGAGCGCGCGGGACACAGCCCGCACGGTCTGTACTTCGGCACGGCGGACCTCGTGGTGGTCACCGGACTGCCGGGCAGCGGCAAGTCGACCCTGATGCGCCGCGCGGTCGCCGGCCGGCGCGTGGACTCCCAGGACACCCGCGACCGCTGGGACGGCCGGCTGGCGCGCCGGCTCCCGTACGCGGTCTACCGCCCCCTCGTCCGCCTCGCGCACTACGCGGGCCTGCGCCGCACGCTGCGCTCCGGCGCCGGCGTCGTCGTCCACGACTGCGGTACCCAGGCGTGGGTGCGCCGCTGGCTCGCCCGGGAGGCCCGCCGCCGCGGCGGCACACTCCACCTCCTGCTCCTCGACGTCACCGCGGGCACGGCGCTGGAGGGTCAGCGTGAGCGCGGCAGGGGCGTCTCGCGGTACGCGTTCGCGCGGCACCGGGGCGCGCTGAGCCGGCTGCTGCGCTCCGTCGAGCGGGGCGAACTGCCGGAGGGCTGCGGCTCGGCGGTGCTCCTCGACCGCACCGCCGCGGACGTGCTGCGCCGGATCGACTTCGACGGCTGA